CTACTACCTGCTCGGGTACAACGCGCTCTCGTTCTACACCCCGCAGATGTTGTACGTCCCGCTCGAGGGCGACATGTATTTCTTCGCCCGCGAAATGGACGCCAACGGCGCGTTTCGCACGTCGTGGCTGCCGCAGGATCGGACGTTCGGCTACCCCGAAACGTTCGTGCAGCGCAAGGACACTCATCCCTTCGTCTGGGTCGCCGCGAAGCTGCGCGAACTGGGGCTGGTGAACAACTTCGAGCACGGCCAAGTGGGTCTGGAGATGGACTCGTACTACTTCAGTCCCAAGGCATTCGAGGCTCTGGTGAAGTCGCTGCCCGAGTACCGATTCACCGACTCCTACGAGCTCATCAACTGGGTGCGAGTGGTCAAGTCGCCCGCGGAGATCGCCCTGATGCGCGGTGCTGCACAGGTGTGTGAATCGGCGATGTCGGCGGCCTACCAGTCGATCTCGGTGGGTGAGCGGCAGTGCGACGCGGCCGCGGCCATCATGAACGCACAGGTGCGGGGCACCGCAGACTTCGGCGGCGATCATCCGGCAATCGTGCCGATGCTGCCCACCGGTGCCGGGGCCGACACCCCGCACCTGACCTGGTCGCATCAACCCTTCGTGCGGGGCGAGACCACCGTCGTCGAACTGGCCGGAGTGTTTCGGCGCTACCACATCCCGATGGCACGCACGATCGTGCTCGGAAAGCCCAGTCCGCGTTTGGATTACCTCGCCAAGTCCACCGGGGAAGCATTGAACGACGTGCTCGCAACCGTGCGGGCAGGCGTCACCGCCAC
The nucleotide sequence above comes from Rhodococcoides fascians A25f. Encoded proteins:
- a CDS encoding M24 family metallopeptidase, with translation MAAQNLTALIVTDPANLYYLLGYNALSFYTPQMLYVPLEGDMYFFAREMDANGAFRTSWLPQDRTFGYPETFVQRKDTHPFVWVAAKLRELGLVNNFEHGQVGLEMDSYYFSPKAFEALVKSLPEYRFTDSYELINWVRVVKSPAEIALMRGAAQVCESAMSAAYQSISVGERQCDAAAAIMNAQVRGTADFGGDHPAIVPMLPTGAGADTPHLTWSHQPFVRGETTVVELAGVFRRYHIPMARTIVLGKPSPRLDYLAKSTGEALNDVLATVRAGVTATELAQVWNTSLAKHGLHKPSRIGYSIGIAYAPDWGERTVSLRTDDETVLAENMTFHIIGGMWMDDYGYEVSEAVRVTETGLETFTAYPRELLTKE